A part of Terriglobia bacterium genomic DNA contains:
- a CDS encoding DUF3857 domain-containing protein, which yields MKLLAVILLLASAAFSQQLPAAPSTAKMEDKAADYSQEAYVVESQRTVYRFENDGTGRKEMTARIRVQTEAGVEVFGQLIFGYSSANESVQIPYVRVLKSGGVVVTAPASAIQDLNPPVAREAPVYTDFHQKHVTVPGLRPGEILEYQVVTITHTPLAPNEFWMEHRFLDAGVILDDQLEVSIPRNRAVKLKTSLGHDATISDEGERRIYRWSSSHKQRDEDDVDKKKRRRAQPEQPDVQMTTFASWDAVGRWYAGLERDRRAPSPEVRARAEELVKGRNTEMEKLQAIYDYVAKNFRYVSLSFGVGRYQPHSAAEVLANQYGDCKDKHTLLEGLLDSVGIHASSALINSSRKIDPDLPSPSQFDHVISVVPIGKEMVWLDTTTEIAPFRLLTYNLRKKKALVIPPSGAAQLMEAPADSPVPNTQVIETEGKVSDLGKLTAHVRLSFSGDSELPLRVGFRQVPNARWKDLAKVVAQLEGLRGDVTELKVDDPTDNRGPFHLEFDIAQPNFLDWSKHQSQLDLPLARLRLPDLSESDENSAEPIEIGAPGSITVRLKIQLPATFSARAPLPFEMKRDYAEYHAVYDLKGNSFTAERFINLRAREIPAARLRDYAAFRRAVVADEAQQLALDNTQQGTPKPPENVKSEELYEAGLSALQAQNFRGAADLLQRVVELEPKHKSAWNDLGNAYLAQRRTADAIAAFQKQIEINPFDEFAYNNLGRAWWEKRDYAKAAEAFHKQIEVNPLDKFAHRNLGIMYLEEHKDREALPELEKATSINPQDAQAFISLGQAQLDLGDDAKALASFDRAVQIAPAPGAWNNIAYQLSLKGVHLDLAQQYAESAVASTAAALRNLNADSMQLEQQALVISLAAQWDTLGWVHFQRGQLDQAEQFIRAAWLLGQHGEVGDHLAQVYEKRGEKEKAIQTYAQALAAYKPLPETRPRLAALLAGKPDSASTAADQTAEKAVKKAANKTAGDKGAVQSKMLDLKIDGLVDKARRDLEALRTVGLGPLLQESAQADFYLVLGPGAKVEETRFISGSDNLKPFADALRRAKVEFTFPDTTPTRLLRRGTLSCVPAGGCNFVLLPADDLSGAQ from the coding sequence ATGAAGCTCCTCGCCGTAATTCTCCTCCTCGCGTCAGCCGCTTTCAGCCAACAGCTTCCCGCGGCGCCTAGCACTGCAAAAATGGAAGACAAGGCCGCCGACTACTCGCAGGAGGCCTACGTCGTCGAGTCCCAGCGCACCGTGTACCGTTTCGAAAACGACGGCACCGGGCGCAAAGAAATGACCGCCCGCATCCGGGTGCAGACCGAAGCCGGCGTCGAGGTGTTCGGACAGCTCATCTTCGGCTACAGCTCCGCCAATGAATCTGTCCAGATCCCGTATGTCCGCGTTCTCAAGTCCGGCGGCGTCGTGGTCACGGCGCCGGCCTCGGCCATTCAGGACCTCAACCCGCCCGTGGCTCGCGAAGCGCCTGTCTACACTGATTTTCACCAGAAGCACGTCACCGTTCCCGGCCTGCGTCCGGGCGAAATTCTCGAATATCAGGTCGTCACCATCACCCACACGCCGCTGGCTCCCAACGAATTCTGGATGGAGCACCGCTTCCTCGACGCCGGCGTCATTCTCGATGACCAGCTCGAGGTCAGTATCCCGCGCAACCGCGCCGTCAAGCTGAAGACCAGCCTTGGCCACGACGCGACGATCAGCGACGAAGGCGAGCGCCGAATCTATCGCTGGTCTTCTTCTCACAAACAGCGCGACGAAGACGACGTTGACAAGAAGAAACGCCGCCGCGCCCAGCCCGAGCAACCGGACGTGCAGATGACCACCTTTGCCTCCTGGGACGCCGTGGGCCGTTGGTACGCCGGACTGGAACGCGACCGCCGCGCGCCCTCGCCCGAAGTCCGCGCCCGCGCCGAGGAACTGGTGAAGGGCCGCAACACCGAGATGGAAAAGCTGCAAGCCATCTACGATTACGTCGCCAAGAATTTCCGCTACGTCAGCCTGTCGTTCGGGGTTGGCCGCTATCAGCCGCACTCCGCTGCCGAAGTCCTCGCCAACCAGTACGGCGACTGCAAAGACAAGCACACGCTGCTGGAAGGGCTGCTCGACTCGGTGGGCATTCACGCCTCCTCCGCGCTCATCAATTCCAGCCGCAAAATCGATCCTGACCTGCCTTCGCCCTCGCAGTTCGACCACGTCATCAGCGTGGTGCCAATCGGCAAGGAAATGGTCTGGCTGGATACCACCACGGAGATAGCGCCCTTCCGCCTGCTCACCTACAACCTGCGCAAGAAGAAAGCGCTGGTCATCCCGCCCAGCGGGGCGGCCCAGCTCATGGAAGCCCCCGCCGACTCGCCCGTGCCGAATACGCAAGTCATCGAGACCGAAGGCAAGGTCAGCGATCTCGGCAAGCTCACCGCCCATGTGCGCCTCTCCTTCAGCGGTGATAGCGAGCTGCCGTTGCGCGTCGGCTTTCGCCAGGTGCCGAACGCGCGCTGGAAAGATCTGGCCAAGGTGGTGGCGCAACTCGAAGGTCTGCGCGGCGACGTCACCGAACTCAAAGTGGACGATCCTACCGACAACCGCGGCCCGTTTCACCTCGAGTTCGATATCGCGCAGCCCAACTTCCTCGACTGGTCCAAGCACCAGTCGCAACTCGATCTTCCGCTGGCCCGGCTGCGCCTTCCGGATCTCTCCGAGTCCGACGAAAACTCCGCTGAGCCCATCGAAATCGGCGCGCCTGGCTCCATCACCGTCCGCCTGAAAATCCAGTTGCCCGCCACCTTCAGCGCGCGCGCCCCGCTGCCCTTCGAGATGAAGCGCGATTATGCCGAGTACCACGCGGTGTACGACCTGAAGGGCAACAGCTTCACCGCCGAGCGCTTCATCAACCTGCGCGCGCGCGAAATTCCTGCCGCCCGCCTGCGCGATTACGCCGCCTTCCGGCGCGCCGTCGTCGCCGACGAGGCCCAGCAGCTTGCCCTCGACAATACTCAGCAGGGCACGCCCAAGCCGCCCGAGAACGTCAAGTCCGAAGAGCTCTACGAGGCCGGACTCAGCGCTCTGCAGGCGCAGAACTTTCGTGGCGCCGCCGACCTGCTGCAGCGCGTCGTCGAACTGGAGCCCAAGCACAAATCCGCATGGAACGACCTGGGCAACGCCTACCTGGCGCAGCGCCGCACCGCCGACGCCATTGCCGCATTCCAGAAGCAGATCGAAATCAATCCCTTCGACGAGTTTGCCTACAACAACCTCGGCCGCGCCTGGTGGGAGAAGCGCGACTACGCCAAGGCCGCCGAGGCGTTCCACAAGCAGATTGAAGTCAACCCGCTCGACAAATTCGCCCACCGCAACCTCGGCATCATGTACCTGGAGGAGCACAAGGACCGGGAGGCGCTCCCCGAACTGGAAAAGGCGACGTCCATTAATCCGCAGGATGCGCAGGCGTTCATCAGCCTGGGCCAGGCGCAACTCGACCTCGGCGACGACGCCAAGGCCCTCGCCTCGTTCGATCGCGCCGTGCAGATCGCCCCTGCGCCCGGCGCCTGGAACAACATCGCGTACCAGCTCAGCCTCAAGGGCGTGCACCTCGATCTGGCGCAGCAGTACGCCGAATCAGCCGTCGCCTCCACCGCCGCCGCCCTGCGGAATCTCAATGCCGACAGCATGCAGTTGGAGCAGCAGGCGCTCGTCATCTCGCTGGCGGCGCAGTGGGATACCCTGGGCTGGGTCCATTTCCAGCGCGGCCAGCTCGATCAAGCCGAGCAATTCATCCGCGCCGCCTGGCTGCTCGGCCAGCACGGCGAGGTCGGCGACCACCTCGCTCAGGTCTATGAAAAGCGCGGGGAAAAAGAAAAAGCCATCCAGACCTATGCCCAGGCTCTGGCCGCGTACAAGCCGCTGCCCGAGACGCGCCCGCGGCTCGCCGCCCTGCTCGCTGGGAAACCGGACAGCGCGTCCACGGCGGCGGATCAGACTGCGGAAAAGGCGGTGAAGAAAGCCGCGAACAAGACCGCGGGCGATAAGGGCGCGGTGCAAAGCAAGATGCTGGACCTGAAGATTGACGGCCTGGTGGACAAGGCCCGCCGCGATCTCGAAGCCTTGCGCACCGTCGGGCTCGGCCCTCTGCTCCAGGAATCCGCCCAGGCCGATTTCTATCTCGTGCTCGGCCCCGGTGCGAAGGTGGAAGAAACGCGTTTCATCAGCGGCAGCGACAACCTCAAGCCGTTCGCCGACGCCCTGCGCCGCGCCAAAGTTGAATTCACATTCCCCGACACCACGCCCACCCGCCTGCTCCGCCGCGGCACCCTCTCCTGCGTTCCCGCCGGCGGCTGCAACTTCGTCCTGCTACCCGCCGATGACCTCTCCGGCGCACAATAG
- the sppA gene encoding signal peptide peptidase SppA produces the protein MANGGRSRTGLWVLIGGGAFFIFVLAVYTLVYLTLRGQPGTQYVVTGSGDKIAVVEIEGVILDPQPTVRDLKKFGDDSSIKAIIVHLNTPGGSAAASEEIYKEVRRIRDEKKKRIVADIAIVGASGGYYVASGTNKIFANDASVVGSIGAIMDWYNYGDLVRWAKLKEEVIKSGEFKDTGDPMRELTPAERAYLQGMVNNMKDQFVAAIASGRGLKVEDIVPLADGRVWTGQQAMTLKLIDQIGDFEAAVKDTANAVGIKGEPSLVRPAKDRHSLLDLVFGDASAWLPDRAKLLQKNPGFYFLWK, from the coding sequence ATGGCGAACGGTGGCCGATCGCGAACGGGACTGTGGGTGCTGATCGGGGGTGGAGCTTTTTTCATCTTCGTGCTGGCGGTGTACACGCTGGTGTACCTGACCCTCCGCGGCCAGCCGGGCACGCAATACGTCGTCACCGGCAGCGGGGACAAAATCGCGGTGGTGGAGATCGAGGGCGTCATCCTCGACCCGCAGCCCACGGTGCGCGACCTGAAGAAATTCGGCGATGACAGCTCCATCAAGGCCATCATCGTCCACCTCAACACCCCCGGTGGAAGCGCCGCCGCTTCGGAAGAGATCTACAAGGAGGTGCGGCGCATCCGCGACGAGAAAAAGAAGCGGATTGTCGCCGACATTGCCATCGTGGGCGCCAGCGGCGGCTATTACGTGGCTTCCGGAACCAACAAGATTTTCGCCAACGATGCCAGCGTGGTCGGCTCCATCGGCGCCATCATGGATTGGTACAACTACGGCGACCTGGTGCGCTGGGCCAAGCTCAAGGAAGAGGTCATCAAGTCGGGCGAGTTCAAGGATACCGGTGATCCCATGCGTGAGCTGACCCCGGCCGAACGAGCCTACCTGCAGGGTATGGTCAACAATATGAAGGACCAGTTCGTCGCCGCCATCGCCAGCGGACGCGGCCTGAAAGTCGAGGACATCGTGCCGCTCGCCGATGGCCGCGTCTGGACCGGCCAGCAGGCCATGACGCTCAAGTTGATTGACCAGATCGGCGACTTCGAAGCGGCGGTGAAGGACACGGCCAACGCGGTGGGCATCAAGGGCGAGCCCTCGCTGGTTCGCCCGGCCAAGGACCGCCACAGCCTCCTCGACCTGGTTTTCGGAGACGCCTCCGCCTGGCTGCCCGACCGCGCCAAGCTCCTGCAAAAGAATCCCGGCTTCTATTTTCTCTGGAAGTGA